CGGCGCGAAGCGGACGCATTGCTCTTTTCACAAGCTTTGCTCTGCTGGAAGAGCTTCAAGATGTTCTGGCCAGGCCCAAGTTTAGCGTGCGGCTACATAGTGCCGACGTGGCGGCTCGCGACCTGGTGCTTGGCTATGCGGCCCTGGCGACCATTGTAAGCCCGGAAACAATAACATCGCCGGTTTCGCGAGACCGCGACGATAACATCGTACTCGAATGTGCTGTCGCAGCTGGCGTAGAGTACATCGTGTCTGGCGACAATGATCTGCGAGCTATGAAAGCATACCGGGGCATCTTGATCGTCTCCGCTAACGATTTTGCAGCGCAACTCGAAAGCTGATCATTGGGCGATGGCGGTGCAATCCGGCGTGCGCGTCGCGTACGCAAGCCTAACCCTGGAGTCCCGCTTTCGCGGGAATGACGAACAAAACAAATCCCCCTGTGTTACAATAGCCTCATGCCCCACCGCATCCTCATCGTCGAAGACGAGCCAACGCTGGTCGAAACGATCGGCTACAACCTGCGCCGGGAAGGCTATGACGTCCTGAGCGCCGGCGACGGCGAAGCGGGACTGCTGGCCGCCCAGACGCAGTCGCCCGACCTGGTCATCCTCGACATCATGCTCCCAAAGATGAACGGCCTCGACGTCTGCCGCACCCTGCGCCGCACTTCCGCCGTGCCGGTGCTGATGCTGACGGCGCGCAGCACCGAGGCCGACAAGGTCGCCGGGCTGGACCTCGGCGCCGACGACTACCTGACCAAGCCGTTCGGCATGCGCGAACTGATGGCGCGCGTCAAGGCGATGCTGCGCCGCCAACCCGCCTCCGCCACCGGCCGCCCGCATGCGTACGGCGTTTTTGCGCTCGATGATCTGCGCCACGAGATCCGCAAGGGCGGCCAGCCGCTGCCGCTGCCGCCGCTCGAATACTCCCTGCTCGCCTACCTCCTGCGCAACCACGGCATCACCTTCTCGCGCGACACCCTGCTCGAAAAAGTGTGGGGCTACGACTACGCGGGCGATACACGCACCGTGGACGTACACGTGCGCAGCCTGCGCGAGAAGATCGAGGCCGAACCAAGCGCGCCACGCCACCTGATCACCGTGCGCGGCGTGGGTTACCGGCTGGATCTCGAGTAGCCGTGCCAGTGGCTCCGCGACCACCGGCCCAGCGACGCCTGCTTATGCTGCCCCGCTCGCTGGGTGCGCGCCTCTCCGCCGCCTATGTGGCGCTGATCCTCACCGCGCTGGCTCTGCTGACCGCCGTGCTGGTCGGTGTAGCGCAGTCGTACGCGATCGAAGCGCTGCACCGCGAACTGGCCACCGAGAGCCGCCTCGCGCTCGAACTGGTCAATCCGCTGTTCGATGGCGATCCGTCGGCGCTCGATGCGCTGGCGAAGCGTATCGGCCGAGACACCGACACGCGCCTTACAATTATCCGTGCCGATGGCGTCGTGCTGGGCGACTCGGACCAGTCACCCGCGCTGATGGACAACCATGCCGGGCGCCCCGAAGTGGCGCAGGCGCTGGCGACCGGCACCGGTGAGGCAACACGCTTCAGCACCACACTGCAAGCGGATACGGTCTATGCGGCGGTCGCGCTGCAGCGCGCGGGCATGACCGTCGGGGTTGTGCGGGTCGCCGTGCCCCTCAGCCGGGCCGACGCCGCGCGCGCGCAGGTGGCCACGGTGATGGTGCCGGCCGGACTGCTGATCTCGCTGCTGGCGGTTGGCCTGGCCATCCTGATCGCGCGGCGCACCACCAACTCGCTCGCGCACCTGCGGCGCATCGCTATCCGGTTAGCGGCCGGCGATCTCAACGCGCGCGCGCGCGAAGACCTGCCCGACGAATCCAGCCAACTGGCCGTGACCATGAACCAGATGGCGGAGCAGTTGAGCGCCACGATCCGCACGCTGAACCAGGAGCGCACCCGGCTGGACGCGATCCTGACGCGCATGGCCGACGGGTTGCTGATTGTGGACGCGCAGGACACCGTCACGCAGATCAATGACGAGGCGCAGCGCATCCTCAGCGCGCCGCCGGCGCACGCGCTGGGGCGCACGTTCACACAGGTCGCGCGCGACCACGAGATGACGGCCTGCCTGCGCGCCGCGCGGACGACCGGGCAGGAGCAATCGCGCGTCGTGGAGCAGAGCGGCTCGCGGCGCTTCCTGCGCATGGTCGCCACGCCGCAGCGGGGCGACACGGCTGCGGATGCCTGCCTGATCCTCCTGCAAGACCTGACAACCGTACGGCGGCTGGAGACGATCCGCCGCGACTTCGTCAGCAATATCTCGCACGAACTGCGCACGCCGCTGGCATCCCTGCTGGCGCTGGCCGAAACGCTGGCCGACGGCGCGCTGGACGATCCGCCGGCGGCGCGCCGCTTCGTCGATCGGATCGCCGGCGAGGTGCACCAACTGACGAGTCTCGTCAACGACCTGCTCGACCTGTCGTCGATTGAGTCGGGCCGCGCGCCGATCCAGCGCGTGCCGGCCAACGTTAGCGCCGTGGTCACGCGGGCGGCGGAGCGCCTGCAGCCGCAGGCGCGGCGCGCAGGGGTGGCGTTGCAGATCAGCAGCGCGCCGGACGTGATCGTGCAGATTGACAGCGCGCGCATCGAGCAGGTCATGCTGAACCTAATACACAATGGCATCAAGTTCACGCCCGCCGGCGGCCGGATCGACTGCCGCGTCGCCGTCCACCCCGATCATGTGACGATCAGCGTGCGCGACACCGGCGTCGGCATCGGCCCGCAGGATCTGCCGCGCGTGTTCGAGCGGTTCTACAAAGCCGACAAGTCGCGCGCAGGCGGCGGCACCGGGCTGGGACTGGCGATCGCCAAGCACATCGTCGAACTGCACGGCGGCGCCATCTGGGCTGAAAGCGTCGAGGGGCAGGGCACGACGATGCTGTTTACCCTACCGCTGGGGTAGCCAGCGATGCGGTTATCACCTCACTTCAACAGACACGACAGTCAGTACACCGTCTACTTGCGCACCATCATGCGTCACCGCAATGCGCCCGCCGCCGGCGGCGATCAAACGCACGCGCAACGTTAGTCCCGTGGCTCCAGGCGGCAAGTCGGGCGCGGCCAGTGCATACTGGTCGCGCAGCAGCAGTCCGGTGGTCCAGCGGTCGAATGGCCATTGGCCGCGTGTCGGCTTTTCATCCGTCGATGCAAGCACGTTGCCCGCCGCATCGAGCCACGCGATGCGTGTATTGAACGGCGGCACCGCCCCGGCGGCCGGTTGCCAGTACAGCGACAGATAGACGGGCGCGCGCGTTGACACGACGCGTGGGGTGATACCGTAGCCCAGCAGCCGCAGGCCGGATGCGGTCTGCCAGTTCAGCCGGTTGGGGACGAACGCGGCATCGGAAGCCATCAGGCGTACGTACGCATTGTCTGGCACGATCTCCTGCGCGCGGCGGAAGTCGAGGTCGGCGGCGGCAAGGTCGCCATTGCGCAAATGATACACGCCGCGCTCGGCCCACGTAGACGACAGGTCGAGCGGGTCGCCGGCGCCGCGCGGCAGCGACTGATAATCGCTCTGTGCTTGCAACTCGCGCAGATGCGCGGCGCCGGCGCCGGCGGCCAGGCCGAGCCATGCTGTCAGGAGGAGTGGCGCGAGCGCCAGCGCAACCACGGCACGCGGCCGGCGAAGTTGTGGTGCGAAGACAAGCCATGCGCCGGTGGCGCACGCGAGGAACGCGCCGATGCCAAACGGCGCCAGCATCGGCAGCACGAGCGGCGACTTCAGCGGCTGCCAGTGCGCGGCCAGCAGGCGCGGCAGGTCGCGCGCGGCACCGGCGACATTGGCCCACTGCGCATCAAGCGGGTAATAGTCAGAAATGCTGACGCCGTTGGCGTACGCGCCCAGAAATAGCAGGTAGGTCCAGCCCGCGCACAACGCCGCCAGTACGACCACCCAGCGCGCCCGCGCGCCGTCAAACAGCCGCGCGCCGCCGAGCACAACGAGCGGCGTCAGGCCGATGAAGTAGCGCATGCCGAACGACGCGCCCGCCCACCACGCCAGGCTCAGCGCCACAGCCAGCCAGTGCAAGCCGAACGCCAACCCACCGCCCACCGCCAGCACACGATCGCGCCGCGCCAGCAAGAAATAGCCGGCGGCGGCGACCAGAAGGAACGGCGCGTAGAATAGCGCGCCGTGATAGGTCGAGAACAGCGGTTCCCACCATGCCGGGTCGGCAGCGCCGACCTGCCGCGCGTACGGGTTGCCCAGCGCGCCAAACTGGATCTGCCACGCCGCCAGTTGCGGCGTGAAGCCCGCCAGCGCGCCCGCCGCGACACACAGGCCCAGCGCCAGCGCGCGGCGCACGCGTCCCGCGAGCGCGAGCACGAAGAGTGACACGGACGGGAAGGCGAAGAAGCCTGCGCTGTAAAACCCCACCGCGACGGACAGCCCGCCCAGCGTGCCCAGCAGCAACCAGTCGGCCGCCCGATCGCGGTGGCGCGCGCCGTCCCACCACGCCACCAGCAGTGCGCCCATAAACACGGAGGGCATGCTCGTGCTCGGCGTATAGCTTGTCATGTAGTAGAACTGCGGTGTGGCGACGGCGGCGAAGAGCGCGCCGAGCAGGGCGGCGCGCAGCGACACGTACCGCCGCGCCCAGCGCACGGCGACCGCGAGCGCGGCCAACCCGTACAGCCAGTTGCCATAGTTCACCCACAGGCTGTCATACCGGCTGGTGCCGTCGCCGGACAACGGCAGCGGCAACCCCGCGCCGGCCGCATGCGTCAGGCGCGCCAGCGCCAGGAACGGCAGCCAGAAGAACGCCGCGCCGATGTTCGCGAGCACGCTGGCGTAGCCGGTCGGCGCGATGAATACCGCCTTGCCGAACAGTTCCAGGTCGTTGACGAGCAGGATGTCGCCGTCATAGAGCATGGAGCGCGCGTACGCGAGGTACGATTCGTAGTCGGGGCCGCGCAGGGCGTGGTCAAGGAAGAAGAAAAGCCCTAGCGTCGTCAGGACGGCCAGGACAAGCGCCGGCCTGGCGGCGCGAGGGAGCGAGTGCATGAAAGGCGGGAGGGCCGCCGCGATTAGTGGCCGCGCAGGTGCGCCGGGCGCACGCGGATGGCGACCGGATACGCCTGCGTGAACGCGTGGGCGCTCATGCCGAGCTGCTTGAAGCCTTCGGCGTATTTCGCGCCAAAGGCCGCCATGGCCTCCGCCGAGGGTGACGCCATTTCGGCATCGCCTGTCAGCACGACGATGTCGCCGCCGCGCCCGTTGCTATCGAAGTTCAGCGAAACGCGCGGGCGCTGCTCCAAGTGCCTCTGCTTGAACGATCCTTCGCGCGAGAAGATCAGGAGCGTCTCGCCGTCCCACAGGAACCAGACTGGCCGCGTCTGCGGCGTCAGGTCGGTGCTGACGGTCGTCAGCCAGATCACGGATTCTTCGCGCAGGCGGCGCTCGGCGCGCTGGCCGAATTCGGTCGAGAAATCGAGTGGCATGAGTCCCTCCAGTCAGGAATTGGAACGATTATAGCATGGGCGGGCGATTGACGAGCCTCGTTGCCAATGGGACGCCAGGTTGAGCGAGATACTCGCCTGCGACAGGCTCAGGCGACGGCGGCGCGTACCCTGGCTTCGTGCCCCGAGCTTGTCGAAGGGCAATGTGCATGACGCTCGCCTGCGACGGGCGACGGCGGCGTGGGCCGGCCATGTTGCGGCGCTTGCGCGACGGTGCTATACTTGCCGCCACAGTTTTGGCTGGGAGTGCACACCTACGCGCCCGGCATACTATTTTCCCTGGGGAGGGATTCATGCCGATCACCACTATTGAGAGCCTCCGCGACCATCTGCAGTGGGCCATGGAAGTCGAGCACTGCACGATTCCACCGTATCTCTGCGCGCTGTACTCGCTTAGGCCAGGCCACAACGCCGAGGCGCGCGAGGTCATCCTGAGCGTCTTCCTGGAAGAGATGCTGCACCTGACGCTGGCCGGCAACGTGCTGAACGCCGTCGGCGGCAAACCCCAGATCGACAAGCCCGGCTTCCTGCGCCAGTACCCGCTCTATCTGCCGCACAGCAGCGATGCCTACATGGTGCCGCTGTCGCGTTTCTCGCCCGAGGCGCTGGACATCTTCATGCTGATCGAGAAGCCGGAAGACGGGGACGCGCTGCCCGAGGAAGATCATTACGACACGCTCGGCCAGTTCTACCAGGCGATCGAAGAAGGCTTGAAAACCCTGTGTACCACGCTCGGCGAGGCGGCCGTTTTCACCGGCGACCCCGCGCGCCAGATCCAGCCGACCACGCTCGACTACGACGGCGGTGGGCGCATCGTCGCCGTGACCGATCTCGCGTCCGCGCTGAAGGCGATCGACGAGATCGAGGAGCAGGGCGAGGGCCTAAAGCACGCCGAGGTCTGGGACGGCGACCGCAACATCTTCCACCACGAGCGCGAGGAAGTGGCACACTACTTCCGCTATCAGGAGATCAAGCTGGGCCGGTCGTATAAACGGGGCGACACGCCGCAGTCGGGCCCGTCCGGGGAGAAGTTCACGGTGGACTGGGACGCCGTGTACCCGATGCGCAGCAACCCGCGCTCCGGCGACTACCCGGAAGACAGCCCGATATACGCGAAGATGATGGAGTACAACCGCGCTTACTCTGGCTTGTTGCGCCAACTGCATACCGCGTTCAACGGCGCGCCCCAGCAATTGGCGGT
The sequence above is a segment of the Chloroflexota bacterium genome. Coding sequences within it:
- a CDS encoding putative toxin-antitoxin system toxin component, PIN family, yielding MRVVADTNTVISALLWHGAPRHVLDAARSGRIALFTSFALLEELQDVLARPKFSVRLHSADVAARDLVLGYAALATIVSPETITSPVSRDRDDNIVLECAVAAGVEYIVSGDNDLRAMKAYRGILIVSANDFAAQLES
- a CDS encoding response regulator transcription factor, with the translated sequence MPHRILIVEDEPTLVETIGYNLRREGYDVLSAGDGEAGLLAAQTQSPDLVILDIMLPKMNGLDVCRTLRRTSAVPVLMLTARSTEADKVAGLDLGADDYLTKPFGMRELMARVKAMLRRQPASATGRPHAYGVFALDDLRHEIRKGGQPLPLPPLEYSLLAYLLRNHGITFSRDTLLEKVWGYDYAGDTRTVDVHVRSLREKIEAEPSAPRHLITVRGVGYRLDLE
- a CDS encoding HAMP domain-containing protein — protein: MAPRPPAQRRLLMLPRSLGARLSAAYVALILTALALLTAVLVGVAQSYAIEALHRELATESRLALELVNPLFDGDPSALDALAKRIGRDTDTRLTIIRADGVVLGDSDQSPALMDNHAGRPEVAQALATGTGEATRFSTTLQADTVYAAVALQRAGMTVGVVRVAVPLSRADAARAQVATVMVPAGLLISLLAVGLAILIARRTTNSLAHLRRIAIRLAAGDLNARAREDLPDESSQLAVTMNQMAEQLSATIRTLNQERTRLDAILTRMADGLLIVDAQDTVTQINDEAQRILSAPPAHALGRTFTQVARDHEMTACLRAARTTGQEQSRVVEQSGSRRFLRMVATPQRGDTAADACLILLQDLTTVRRLETIRRDFVSNISHELRTPLASLLALAETLADGALDDPPAARRFVDRIAGEVHQLTSLVNDLLDLSSIESGRAPIQRVPANVSAVVTRAAERLQPQARRAGVALQISSAPDVIVQIDSARIEQVMLNLIHNGIKFTPAGGRIDCRVAVHPDHVTISVRDTGVGIGPQDLPRVFERFYKADKSRAGGGTGLGLAIAKHIVELHGGAIWAESVEGQGTTMLFTLPLG
- a CDS encoding TIGR03667 family PPOX class F420-dependent oxidoreductase — encoded protein: MPLDFSTEFGQRAERRLREESVIWLTTVSTDLTPQTRPVWFLWDGETLLIFSREGSFKQRHLEQRPRVSLNFDSNGRGGDIVVLTGDAEMASPSAEAMAAFGAKYAEGFKQLGMSAHAFTQAYPVAIRVRPAHLRGH
- a CDS encoding CDGSH iron-sulfur domain-containing protein, producing the protein MPITTIESLRDHLQWAMEVEHCTIPPYLCALYSLRPGHNAEAREVILSVFLEEMLHLTLAGNVLNAVGGKPQIDKPGFLRQYPLYLPHSSDAYMVPLSRFSPEALDIFMLIEKPEDGDALPEEDHYDTLGQFYQAIEEGLKTLCTTLGEAAVFTGDPARQIQPTTLDYDGGGRIVAVTDLASALKAIDEIEEQGEGLKHAEVWDGDRNIFHHEREEVAHYFRYQEIKLGRSYKRGDTPQSGPSGEKFTVDWDAVYPMRSNPRSGDYPEDSPIYAKMMEYNRAYSGLLRQLHTAFNGAPQQLAVAVGGMYQIRNMAIELMQMPSGDGVTTAGPAFEYVPADEPQAAKEKRQRIVIEKNGPYQVEGGVRLVRKSIVYSEHGEPLTWRVDEVIPTDETYRLCRCGQSKHKPFCDSSHLGNGFNGTETADSGPRANRAQAFPGTRIVMEDDTTLCADAGFCGNRIEKVWNLIERTDDSIVRFQLMSMCERCPSGRLTYKIDGQTIEPDLPREIAVTPDGPYWVTGGIPVERSDGKPLETRNRMTLCRCGHSNNKPLCDSTHAEIGWRENAPAQTPQ